One window of the Verrucomicrobiota bacterium genome contains the following:
- the thrC gene encoding threonine synthase, translating into MNKTFNDCGVIERYREFLPVTDATPVISLGEGSTPLIHSPKLSAITGGEVYVKYEGLNPTGSFKDRGMTMAISKAAEEGARIVLCASTGNTSAAAAAYAARAGMKCAVLLPAGRIAGGKMVQAYIYGATVIAIRGNFDDALRLVRELGETGEFAIVNSINPYRIEGQKTAAFEIIEELGNAPDIHILPVGNAGNITAYWKGYKEFKDLGRSHKLPKMLGVQAAGSAPLYHGAPMDNPETVATAIRIGRPASWDGAINAVSESGGCFEIVEDSEILAAQKWLASNEGIFVEPASAAPVAALFKCFNRSGKITQCDCCPFRQIHPGAKVVLTVTGHGLKDPDTAKHAVTAPIETEATAAAVREALAKIG; encoded by the coding sequence ATGAACAAGACCTTCAATGATTGCGGCGTGATCGAGCGCTACCGAGAGTTCCTGCCCGTCACCGATGCTACGCCCGTCATCTCGCTGGGCGAGGGTTCCACGCCGCTGATTCATTCGCCCAAACTGAGTGCGATCACCGGCGGTGAGGTCTATGTCAAATACGAGGGGCTGAATCCAACCGGCTCATTCAAGGACCGCGGCATGACCATGGCCATCTCCAAGGCTGCCGAAGAGGGAGCCCGCATTGTGCTCTGCGCTTCAACCGGCAATACCTCTGCCGCGGCCGCTGCCTACGCCGCACGCGCCGGAATGAAGTGTGCGGTGCTGCTTCCCGCCGGCCGTATCGCGGGGGGGAAGATGGTTCAGGCCTATATCTACGGGGCGACTGTCATTGCCATTCGGGGCAACTTCGACGACGCCCTCCGACTCGTGCGTGAACTGGGCGAGACGGGTGAATTCGCTATCGTCAATTCGATCAATCCTTACCGAATCGAAGGCCAGAAGACTGCTGCCTTCGAAATCATCGAGGAGCTGGGGAATGCCCCCGACATCCACATCCTGCCTGTCGGGAATGCCGGCAACATCACTGCCTACTGGAAGGGCTACAAGGAGTTCAAGGATCTGGGCCGCAGCCACAAGCTTCCGAAGATGCTCGGCGTTCAGGCTGCCGGATCAGCGCCCCTCTATCATGGTGCCCCGATGGACAATCCCGAGACCGTGGCCACGGCCATTCGGATCGGACGTCCGGCAAGTTGGGACGGGGCCATCAATGCCGTTTCCGAATCGGGAGGCTGCTTTGAGATCGTCGAGGACTCTGAGATCCTGGCCGCCCAGAAGTGGCTGGCCTCGAACGAGGGCATCTTTGTGGAACCTGCCAGCGCCGCCCCCGTGGCCGCGCTCTTCAAATGCTTCAACCGCAGCGGAAAGATCACGCAGTGCGACTGCTGTCCCTTCCGCCAGATCCACCCTGGAGCCAAGGTGGTACTCACAGTCACCGGTCACGGACTCAAGGATCCCGATACGGCGAAGCACGCGGTCACTGCACCAATCGAGACCGAGGCCACGGCAGCAGCAGTCCGCGAAGCCCTGGCAAAGATAGGCTGA
- a CDS encoding aspartate kinase: MPLIVQKYGGTSVGNPERILNVARRLLETQREGNSVVAVVSAMSGVTDSLIKLAKEVSSKPSKPTEREMDVLLSTGEQTTMALTAMAIQSLGGKAVSLTGAQAGIVTNGVHTKAKISNVTPDQIKKHLDEGAIVIVAGFQGETSEGAITTLGRGGSDLTAIALASALEADACQIFTDVDGVYTCDPRIVPTAKKIEAISYDEMLEMASSGSKVMQSRSVEFAKKFGVTFEVRSSFNNKPGTTVKEESEGMEQVVVRGVSVERNQAKVTVTQVPDKPGCAARLFTALADAHVMIDVIVQNVSAAGSTDISFTMNRDELEKIGDLVDRVAAEIGAGKVSKQDGIAKLSVVGIGMRTHSGVAAKLFEALAKGGINIQMISTSEIKIAVILDEEKIAEAAKLAHTAFGLDVA; the protein is encoded by the coding sequence ATGCCCCTCATCGTCCAGAAATACGGCGGAACTTCTGTCGGTAATCCCGAGCGCATCCTGAATGTCGCCCGTCGTCTGCTGGAGACTCAGCGCGAGGGGAATTCCGTCGTCGCTGTCGTTTCTGCAATGTCGGGGGTCACCGATTCCCTGATCAAGCTGGCCAAAGAAGTCTCCTCCAAGCCTTCCAAGCCAACTGAGCGCGAGATGGACGTCCTGCTCTCCACCGGCGAGCAGACCACGATGGCGCTCACCGCCATGGCAATCCAGAGCTTGGGTGGCAAGGCTGTCTCACTGACGGGGGCCCAGGCTGGCATTGTCACCAACGGCGTCCATACCAAGGCCAAGATCAGCAACGTCACTCCCGACCAGATCAAGAAGCATCTCGACGAGGGAGCCATTGTGATCGTGGCCGGCTTCCAAGGAGAGACCAGCGAAGGCGCCATCACAACGCTCGGCCGCGGCGGCTCTGACCTCACTGCCATCGCGCTGGCCTCTGCTCTGGAGGCCGATGCCTGCCAGATCTTCACCGATGTGGACGGCGTCTACACCTGCGATCCTCGCATCGTCCCGACAGCCAAAAAGATCGAAGCCATCTCCTATGACGAGATGCTCGAGATGGCGAGCAGCGGCTCCAAGGTCATGCAGTCGCGCTCGGTAGAATTCGCCAAGAAATTCGGCGTGACCTTCGAGGTCCGCAGTAGCTTCAACAACAAACCAGGAACAACCGTGAAAGAAGAATCCGAAGGAATGGAACAGGTCGTCGTGCGCGGCGTCAGCGTCGAGCGCAATCAGGCCAAGGTTACCGTAACCCAAGTCCCCGATAAGCCGGGATGCGCTGCCAGGCTCTTCACCGCGCTAGCCGATGCCCATGTCATGATCGATGTCATCGTCCAAAATGTTTCGGCAGCGGGATCCACGGACATTTCCTTCACGATGAACCGCGACGAACTCGAGAAGATCGGCGATCTCGTCGACCGCGTCGCCGCAGAGATCGGGGCAGGCAAGGTCAGCAAGCAGGACGGCATCGCCAAGCTCAGCGTCGTCGGCATCGGCATGCGCACCCATTCGGGCGTTGCGGCCAAGCTTTTTGAAGCCCTTGCCAAGGGCGGCATCAACATTCAGATGATCTCCACCTCGGAGATCAAGATCGCCGTCATCCTCGATGAAGAAAAAATAGCCGAAGCAGCCAAGCTGGCCCACACGGCCTTCGGCTTGGACGTGGCATAA
- the rplQ gene encoding 50S ribosomal protein L17: MRHRKKTVKLGRSQAHRDSLLANQVCSLIEHRRIKTTLAKAKATKPLAERMLTLGKKGDLHARRIAIAYLKHKDIVKKLFTEIAPAAADRKGGYTRIVKLGARQSDSAPMAYLEWVDYAIEIKKEEGNETPEAAEKPAKKAKVEKAPKAPKAEKAEGEAPKKKAAPKKDKKSEE; encoded by the coding sequence ATGCGTCACCGGAAAAAAACCGTCAAACTCGGCCGTAGCCAGGCACACCGTGATTCGCTTCTCGCGAACCAGGTTTGCAGCCTGATTGAGCACCGCCGCATCAAAACCACCCTGGCCAAAGCCAAGGCCACCAAGCCTCTGGCCGAGCGTATGCTCACCTTGGGCAAGAAAGGAGATCTCCATGCCCGGCGCATCGCGATCGCCTATCTCAAGCACAAGGACATCGTGAAGAAGCTCTTCACCGAGATCGCTCCGGCAGCCGCCGACCGCAAGGGAGGCTACACCCGCATCGTGAAGCTCGGAGCTCGTCAGAGTGACAGCGCGCCGATGGCCTACCTCGAGTGGGTTGATTACGCAATCGAGATCAAGAAGGAAGAGGGCAATGAGACCCCTGAGGCAGCTGAGAAGCCCGCCAAGAAGGCTAAGGTTGAGAAGGCCCCTAAAGCCCCTAAGGCAGAGAAAGCCGAAGGCGAAGCTCCTAAAAAGAAAGCCGCTCCGAAGAAAGATAAGAAGAGCGAAGAATAA
- a CDS encoding DNA-directed RNA polymerase subunit alpha: MPIRLGRFEMPKTLVKNEKTATETYAQFVAEPFEAGYGHTIGNSLRRTLLSSLEGAAITSVKIEGAPHEFTAIPGVVEDVVEIILNLKKVKFKAHDHEVRNLILSVNKQGAITAGDIQSTAQCEVLNPEQHICTLDKKMKFEAEFEVKVGRGFATGDENKSPDKPIGVIAIDSIFSPVTKVKYAVEQTRVGQRTDYDKLILDIWTDGRLTPDEALLQSAAILRHHLDVFVNFDDTQIEFDETPVEVSQENNRLKKLLAMSVNEIELSVRAANCLNNANITSVGQLALKSEAEMLKYRNFGKKSLNEIKDKLVQLGLGLGMKFEPGLVDNLAPVAE; this comes from the coding sequence ATGCCTATCCGCCTCGGTCGCTTCGAAATGCCGAAGACCCTCGTTAAGAACGAGAAAACCGCTACAGAAACCTACGCGCAGTTCGTTGCAGAGCCCTTTGAGGCTGGCTACGGCCACACGATCGGCAATTCACTTCGCCGCACACTTCTCTCATCCCTTGAGGGAGCAGCCATCACCTCGGTCAAGATCGAGGGGGCTCCCCATGAGTTCACCGCCATCCCCGGAGTCGTCGAGGATGTTGTCGAAATCATCCTCAACCTCAAGAAGGTCAAGTTTAAGGCCCACGACCACGAGGTCCGCAACCTAATCCTCTCGGTCAACAAGCAGGGCGCGATCACAGCCGGTGACATCCAATCAACCGCCCAGTGCGAGGTTCTCAATCCTGAGCAGCACATCTGCACCCTCGATAAGAAAATGAAGTTCGAGGCAGAGTTTGAGGTCAAGGTCGGCCGTGGATTTGCTACAGGTGACGAGAACAAGTCCCCCGACAAGCCGATCGGGGTCATCGCTATCGACTCCATCTTCTCGCCCGTCACCAAGGTCAAGTACGCTGTCGAGCAGACCCGCGTCGGCCAGCGCACCGATTACGACAAGCTGATCCTCGATATCTGGACTGATGGACGACTCACTCCGGACGAAGCCCTGCTTCAGTCCGCCGCGATCCTCCGCCATCACCTCGACGTCTTCGTCAACTTCGACGACACGCAGATCGAGTTTGACGAGACCCCGGTCGAAGTCAGCCAGGAGAACAACCGCCTCAAGAAGCTGCTCGCCATGAGCGTGAACGAGATCGAACTCTCTGTCCGCGCGGCGAACTGCCTCAACAACGCGAACATCACTTCTGTCGGACAGCTCGCCCTCAAGAGCGAGGCTGAGATGCTCAAGTACCGCAACTTCGGCAAGAAGTCGCTAAACGAGATCAAGGACAAGCTTGTCCAGCTCGGTCTGGGCCTTGGCATGAAGTTCGAGCCAGGCCTTGTTGACAATCTGGCACCCGTTGCCGAATAA
- a CDS encoding glutamine synthetase beta-grasp domain-containing protein: MAKYKLEYIWLDGYEPVANLRSKTAIKEFTKTPLLKDLPMWGFDGSSTRQAEGKSSDCLLKPVASYPDPTRENGYLVMCEVLLPNGKPHPSNSRATIHDDPDTWFGFEQEYFLWKDGAPLGFPKGGFPAEGQGKFYCGVGFSNVGDIAREIVEEHLEICLEMGINHEGINAEVAKGQWEFQIFGKGSKKAADEIWLARYVLQRVCEKYGVDVEYHCKPLGKDVDWNGSGMHCNFSTKFMREKGGKKYFEKLMAAFDKYKDEHIAVYGPDNHFRLTGLHETQSIDKFSHGIADRGASIRVPHSFVNNDYKGYLEDRRPNSQGDPYKISSRVLQTIKTVPTK, encoded by the coding sequence ATGGCGAAGTACAAACTCGAATATATCTGGCTCGACGGTTACGAACCCGTCGCGAACCTCCGCAGCAAGACGGCCATCAAAGAGTTCACCAAGACCCCCCTTCTGAAGGATCTCCCAATGTGGGGTTTCGACGGCAGCTCAACCCGTCAGGCCGAAGGAAAGAGCTCTGATTGCCTTCTTAAGCCAGTTGCCAGCTACCCCGATCCAACACGCGAGAACGGCTATCTCGTTATGTGTGAGGTTCTGCTTCCCAACGGCAAGCCGCATCCTTCCAACTCCCGCGCCACCATCCATGACGATCCCGACACCTGGTTCGGCTTCGAGCAGGAGTACTTCCTCTGGAAAGACGGTGCGCCACTCGGTTTTCCCAAGGGCGGATTCCCGGCCGAAGGCCAGGGCAAGTTCTATTGCGGCGTCGGCTTCTCCAACGTCGGTGACATCGCCCGCGAGATCGTCGAGGAGCACCTCGAAATCTGCCTCGAGATGGGTATCAACCATGAAGGTATCAATGCCGAAGTAGCCAAGGGCCAGTGGGAATTCCAGATCTTCGGTAAGGGCTCCAAGAAGGCCGCCGACGAAATCTGGCTGGCCCGCTATGTCCTCCAGCGCGTGTGCGAGAAGTATGGCGTCGATGTCGAATACCACTGCAAGCCCCTCGGCAAGGATGTCGACTGGAACGGTTCCGGCATGCACTGCAACTTCTCCACCAAGTTCATGCGTGAGAAGGGTGGCAAGAAGTACTTCGAGAAGCTCATGGCAGCCTTCGACAAGTACAAGGACGAGCACATCGCCGTCTACGGACCCGATAACCACTTCCGCCTGACCGGCCTCCATGAGACCCAGTCGATCGACAAGTTCAGCCACGGCATTGCCGACCGCGGCGCCTCGATCCGTGTTCCTCACAGTTTCGTGAACAACGATTACAAGGGATATCTCGAGGATCGCCGTCCGAACTCTCAGGGCGACCCGTACAAGATCTCCAGCCGCGTTCTTCAGACGATCAAGACCGTTCCGACCAAGTAA
- a CDS encoding protein phosphatase 2C domain-containing protein, translating to MLTVKDTQRATVQVCFDGSVRKAFHGPKAKERFTNEVRVLRYLEKAGCDFVPRVISAEPEKLLLVTTNCGSRVDQLDPKRCKELFAELEHYSVRHDDADLRNVTYRQQDGRFCLIDFEFATILKRDGVSIATPPEVSAPKLSLTWSGYSDTGSIRSNNEDSFLGLAIDAAEVRHLGKVGAASHAEDDLLFAVSDGMGGANAGEFASRIVVDKITRMLPPLIRQRASGKPIGYEGAFEALFSEINKALQYLGDSYEECRGMGATLSLCWFSGDMMHFAHIGDTRIYHLFKDGRILQLTKDDTHVGWLKRTGQIGELEARMHPAKNRLQKALGAGNQFVNPQIGEIACHRGDRFLICSDGVTDGLSDQRIVEVLKECPKQSTPAEHLVAEAVESSGKDNATAVMVTIS from the coding sequence ATGCTCACCGTCAAGGACACTCAGCGCGCCACCGTCCAGGTCTGCTTCGATGGGAGCGTGCGCAAGGCGTTCCATGGGCCGAAGGCCAAGGAGCGCTTCACCAACGAAGTCCGAGTCCTGCGGTATCTTGAAAAAGCCGGATGCGATTTTGTCCCGCGGGTGATCTCGGCGGAACCGGAGAAGCTCCTTCTTGTCACGACGAACTGCGGTTCACGCGTCGACCAGCTTGACCCAAAGCGTTGCAAGGAACTCTTCGCAGAACTCGAACACTACAGCGTCCGACACGACGATGCCGACCTCCGCAACGTCACCTATCGTCAGCAGGACGGGCGCTTCTGCCTGATCGATTTTGAATTTGCGACGATCTTGAAAAGGGATGGCGTGTCGATCGCGACGCCCCCGGAGGTATCGGCCCCGAAGCTTTCTCTCACATGGTCCGGGTACTCCGACACTGGCAGCATAAGGTCAAATAACGAAGATTCTTTCCTCGGACTGGCGATCGATGCGGCAGAGGTGCGTCATCTGGGAAAGGTCGGCGCTGCATCCCATGCAGAGGACGATCTGCTGTTTGCCGTCAGCGATGGAATGGGTGGCGCGAATGCGGGTGAATTCGCCAGCCGGATCGTTGTTGATAAAATCACCCGCATGCTCCCCCCGCTGATCCGGCAACGAGCCAGCGGCAAGCCGATCGGCTATGAAGGAGCCTTCGAAGCGCTTTTCTCGGAAATCAACAAGGCTCTTCAATATCTGGGCGACAGCTATGAGGAGTGCCGCGGCATGGGAGCCACCCTTAGCCTCTGCTGGTTTTCCGGCGACATGATGCACTTTGCTCACATCGGCGATACCCGCATCTACCACCTGTTCAAAGATGGAAGAATCCTTCAACTCACCAAGGACGACACGCATGTTGGATGGCTGAAACGCACGGGTCAGATCGGTGAACTGGAGGCGCGGATGCACCCGGCAAAGAATCGCCTACAAAAGGCGCTTGGTGCCGGCAATCAATTCGTCAACCCGCAGATCGGCGAGATCGCCTGCCATCGGGGCGACCGCTTTCTGATCTGCTCGGACGGAGTTACCGATGGACTCTCGGATCAACGAATCGTCGAGGTCTTGAAGGAATGTCCAAAGCAAAGCACTCCCGCAGAGCATCTCGTGGCTGAAGCGGTGGAGTCCTCAGGGAAGGATAATGCAACTGCAGTGATGGTGACTATTTCATAG
- a CDS encoding ribose-5-phosphate isomerase, with product MKISLGSDHAGFEYKQALAEMLRTQGHDVIDCGTHSADSTDYPLWCIPAAEKVASGEAEKGIVVGGSGNGEAIAANKVKGIRCAIAWSDETAKLASQHNNANVLSIGERMVSLETAKRLVDLWLSTPFEGGRHLKRIEELAKYEAGLPMQ from the coding sequence ATGAAAATCTCCCTCGGCAGTGACCACGCTGGATTTGAATACAAGCAGGCTTTGGCCGAGATGCTCCGCACGCAGGGGCATGATGTCATCGACTGCGGCACGCACTCCGCCGACTCCACCGACTATCCTCTCTGGTGCATTCCTGCCGCTGAGAAAGTTGCTAGCGGTGAAGCCGAGAAGGGCATCGTCGTCGGCGGCTCCGGCAACGGGGAGGCTATCGCCGCCAACAAGGTGAAGGGGATCCGTTGTGCCATCGCCTGGAGCGATGAGACCGCCAAGCTCGCCAGCCAGCACAACAACGCGAATGTCCTCTCGATTGGCGAGCGCATGGTCTCGCTTGAGACGGCCAAGCGACTGGTTGATCTCTGGCTCTCCACCCCGTTCGAGGGTGGCCGCCACCTCAAGCGTATTGAAGAACTTGCTAAGTACGAAGCCGGTCTTCCCATGCAGTAG
- a CDS encoding NIL domain-containing protein: METTRLWLMYPAKLITRPLVYELGHKFSVTTNVRQASVTNEIGLVCLELIGERGEIKRSIAWLEELGVKVEPVEINTIEG; the protein is encoded by the coding sequence ATGGAAACGACCCGCCTCTGGCTCATGTATCCGGCGAAGCTCATCACCCGCCCGCTTGTTTACGAACTGGGACACAAATTCTCCGTCACGACGAATGTCCGCCAGGCCAGTGTCACGAACGAAATCGGCCTTGTCTGTCTAGAGCTCATCGGCGAGCGCGGCGAAATCAAGCGTTCGATCGCCTGGCTCGAAGAGCTGGGAGTGAAGGTCGAGCCGGTTGAGATCAACACGATCGAGGGCTGA
- a CDS encoding MoaD/ThiS family protein, with protein sequence MPIVRIPTPLRKLTNNLEEVTVSGATLGVVLDELNATYPGLSERIVDENGVIRRFVNIFVNDEDVRFLQEKETPIQEADVVSIVPAIAGG encoded by the coding sequence ATGCCCATCGTCCGCATCCCCACCCCACTCCGCAAGCTGACCAATAATCTCGAGGAGGTCACGGTCTCTGGTGCCACGCTCGGCGTCGTGCTGGACGAGCTCAATGCCACCTATCCCGGTCTGAGCGAGCGCATCGTCGATGAAAACGGCGTTATCCGTCGCTTCGTGAACATCTTTGTGAACGACGAGGATGTCCGCTTCCTTCAGGAAAAAGAGACCCCGATCCAAGAGGCCGATGTCGTCTCTATCGTTCCAGCTATCGCCGGAGGCTAG
- the thrC gene encoding threonine synthase has product MSKKPFFSNLKCRECGRLYEKEAIHICEFDFGPLEAAYDYEAIRAVLTRELIESRPQTMWRYRELLPIDGEPTVGTQVGFTPLVKADRLAKALGIREIWIKNDSVNYPTLSFKDRVVSVALSRARELGFEVVACASTGNLANSVAANAANAGLKSYVLIPSNLEQGKVLGSLVYGTNVIAIKGPYDQVNRLCSEIAGKYGWGFVNVNLRPYYAEGSKTMGFEIAEQLGWKLPRHTVVCMASGSLLTKIHKAYKEFIDLDIVTKSDFTIHGAQASGCSPISTAFKAGSEMVKPVQNPDTIAKSLAIGTPADGYYAIRSMRETGGSCEDCSDEEIVEGIKLLAETTGIFAETAGGVTVACARKLIESGKIPSDESAVLCITGHGLKTQEAIVGKVGDPRVIGASLREFEALVADEVAAKS; this is encoded by the coding sequence ATGTCCAAGAAACCTTTTTTCAGTAATCTGAAATGCCGCGAATGCGGACGTCTCTACGAGAAAGAGGCGATCCATATCTGCGAATTCGACTTTGGCCCGCTGGAGGCCGCCTATGACTACGAGGCGATCCGCGCAGTGCTGACCCGGGAACTCATCGAGTCTCGCCCTCAGACGATGTGGCGCTATCGGGAGCTGCTTCCGATCGATGGCGAGCCGACCGTTGGCACCCAGGTGGGCTTTACCCCGCTCGTGAAGGCCGACCGTCTGGCCAAGGCCCTCGGCATTCGCGAAATCTGGATCAAGAACGACTCCGTCAATTACCCGACTCTTTCCTTCAAGGACCGCGTGGTCTCCGTGGCGCTCAGCCGTGCCCGCGAGCTCGGCTTCGAGGTGGTCGCCTGCGCCTCCACGGGCAATTTGGCTAACTCGGTCGCCGCCAACGCTGCAAATGCCGGACTCAAGAGCTATGTCCTGATCCCGTCGAATCTCGAGCAGGGAAAGGTGCTTGGTTCGCTGGTCTACGGAACCAACGTCATCGCGATCAAAGGCCCCTATGACCAGGTGAACCGCCTTTGCTCCGAGATCGCCGGCAAGTACGGCTGGGGTTTCGTGAACGTGAACCTCCGGCCTTACTACGCGGAAGGGTCCAAGACCATGGGCTTCGAGATTGCCGAGCAGCTCGGCTGGAAGCTTCCCCGCCACACCGTGGTCTGCATGGCATCCGGATCGCTGCTCACCAAGATCCACAAGGCCTACAAGGAATTCATCGATCTCGACATCGTTACGAAGAGCGATTTCACGATCCACGGGGCGCAGGCCTCCGGATGCTCGCCAATCAGCACGGCCTTCAAGGCCGGTTCGGAGATGGTGAAGCCCGTTCAAAATCCCGACACCATTGCCAAGTCCCTCGCGATCGGCACCCCGGCTGACGGCTACTATGCGATCCGCAGCATGCGGGAGACCGGAGGCAGCTGTGAGGATTGCAGCGATGAAGAGATCGTCGAGGGGATCAAGCTGCTTGCCGAGACCACCGGCATCTTTGCCGAGACGGCCGGCGGCGTGACCGTCGCCTGCGCTCGTAAGCTCATTGAGTCTGGCAAAATCCCCAGTGATGAGAGCGCCGTCCTCTGCATCACCGGCCACGGCCTCAAGACCCAGGAAGCAATCGTCGGCAAGGTCGGAGATCCCCGCGTCATCGGGGCCAGCCTGCGTGAGTTCGAAGCCCTAGTCGCCGACGAGGTCGCGGCAAAAAGCTAA
- a CDS encoding Brp/Blh family beta-carotene 15,15'-dioxygenase encodes MSPLRIQGFAFSLCALGAAAFFALVGFQKGNFNGQSGLIILATLILLLGVPHGAFDTIFAYRLYDLRKPTDWMLFTMIYLLLAVVVVAVWWWAPMGFLILFLLISAAHFSGDPEEGTPHATRILYGGSVLLLPALLHSEEMSRLFGLLVGDEPALLLMPWIKLIAWIWLPCVALGVILLAWRDWLGAMEIASVVLLSVAAPPLIAFTLFFCGMHSARHILRTIDYSGSLSRRLLALSALLPMIGVVAVSALVWWFLKGKSLDERLIQIVFVGLAALTVPHMALVERVRFSGWIKGAFQRP; translated from the coding sequence ATGAGCCCGCTCCGTATCCAGGGATTTGCATTCAGCCTCTGCGCGCTTGGAGCGGCGGCTTTTTTCGCGCTGGTTGGGTTCCAGAAGGGGAATTTCAACGGGCAATCAGGACTCATCATCCTTGCGACCTTGATCCTTCTCCTGGGGGTCCCGCACGGAGCTTTCGACACGATCTTTGCTTACAGACTTTACGATCTTCGGAAGCCAACGGACTGGATGCTTTTCACCATGATCTATCTTCTTCTAGCGGTAGTTGTTGTGGCGGTTTGGTGGTGGGCGCCGATGGGTTTTTTGATTTTGTTTCTTTTAATCTCAGCGGCCCATTTCTCGGGGGATCCTGAGGAAGGAACCCCTCACGCGACTCGAATCCTCTACGGGGGAAGCGTGCTCCTATTGCCCGCCCTACTTCATTCGGAGGAGATGTCGCGTCTTTTTGGGCTTCTTGTGGGTGATGAGCCGGCCCTTCTGCTCATGCCATGGATCAAGCTGATTGCCTGGATCTGGCTACCGTGCGTTGCACTCGGAGTGATCCTTCTCGCGTGGAGAGATTGGCTGGGAGCCATGGAGATAGCTTCCGTCGTTTTGCTGAGTGTTGCTGCGCCTCCGCTCATCGCATTCACCCTCTTCTTTTGCGGCATGCATAGCGCGCGCCATATCCTCAGGACAATCGACTACTCGGGATCTCTTTCGAGACGCCTCCTGGCTCTTTCTGCTCTCCTGCCGATGATCGGCGTCGTCGCGGTTTCGGCGCTTGTCTGGTGGTTCCTCAAGGGAAAGTCCCTCGATGAACGCCTGATTCAGATTGTTTTTGTAGGGCTGGCCGCGCTGACCGTCCCTCACATGGCGCTAGTGGAACGCGTCCGATTTTCTGGGTGGATCAAGGGTGCATTTCAGAGACCCTGA
- a CDS encoding phytoene/squalene synthase family protein, translating to MSVAPSANEVLSSKGRSFYWARHFLGSRHAERATRLYAFCRYLDDLADESPSPDEARSKLKAVREDVLRGESADASLSDGLSLARECGISKEPILELINGIASDLEEVRIADVDELIRYCYRVAGTVGLMMCRVLDVSSPAAYPHAVDLGIAMQLTNICRDVLEDAAMGRRYLPSTLVGDLSPLELINPNTAVCAKIASGALELLQLSEDYYRSGEEGLSYLPLRARGAILIASRVYHGIGLDLISRKGDCWSRRAMVSSAQKALITVKALTSVTQGRSSKRSFWSATCAHRSELHIALAGLEIAP from the coding sequence ATGAGCGTGGCACCCTCTGCCAACGAGGTGCTCTCCAGCAAGGGGCGCAGTTTTTATTGGGCGCGACACTTTTTAGGGAGCAGGCATGCGGAGAGAGCAACAAGGCTTTATGCATTTTGTCGTTATTTGGACGATCTTGCCGATGAGTCCCCCTCCCCCGACGAGGCGCGCTCAAAACTCAAAGCGGTCCGGGAAGATGTCCTGAGGGGTGAATCCGCTGATGCCTCGCTCAGCGACGGCCTCTCACTGGCCCGAGAGTGTGGTATTTCGAAAGAGCCGATTCTTGAACTCATCAATGGAATCGCCTCGGATCTGGAGGAGGTTCGGATCGCTGACGTGGATGAGCTCATCCGCTACTGCTACCGCGTGGCCGGCACCGTGGGCCTCATGATGTGCCGTGTTCTCGATGTCAGCTCCCCAGCAGCCTATCCGCATGCCGTCGACCTTGGGATTGCCATGCAATTGACCAATATCTGTCGCGATGTCCTTGAGGATGCTGCAATGGGCCGTCGATACCTTCCCTCGACCCTTGTTGGAGATCTCTCTCCTCTAGAGTTGATCAACCCCAACACTGCCGTGTGCGCTAAGATTGCCTCGGGCGCACTCGAACTCTTGCAACTTTCCGAAGACTACTACCGAAGCGGCGAGGAGGGACTCTCCTACCTGCCCTTGCGTGCACGCGGGGCTATCTTGATCGCCTCCAGGGTCTACCATGGCATTGGGCTCGATCTTATTTCACGCAAGGGAGATTGCTGGTCTCGACGTGCGATGGTCTCCTCCGCTCAAAAGGCACTGATTACTGTGAAGGCTCTCACGAGCGTCACGCAGGGGAGATCGAGTAAGAGATCGTTTTGGTCCGCTACCTGCGCTCACCGCTCGGAACTCCACATCGCACTTGCAGGCCTTGAGATCGCTCCATGA